The following proteins come from a genomic window of Thermoleophilaceae bacterium:
- a CDS encoding thioesterase family protein yields MSDWPFSMVQRVRFGDLDAMQHMNNVEFLRYFETARIDYIREALPEHVPTSGQQFGFIFAECHISYRSPAHYDEQIRTSIRPSELRRSSVRLEFEMRHDGDGQRLVAEGWGVLVGYDYAAGRAQPLPDAVRERLERDLAPAG; encoded by the coding sequence ATGAGCGACTGGCCCTTCTCCATGGTGCAGCGCGTGCGCTTCGGCGACCTCGACGCGATGCAGCACATGAACAACGTCGAGTTCCTGCGCTACTTCGAGACGGCGCGGATCGACTACATCCGCGAGGCGCTGCCCGAGCACGTCCCCACGAGCGGACAGCAGTTCGGGTTCATCTTCGCCGAGTGCCACATCTCCTACCGCTCGCCCGCCCACTACGACGAGCAGATCCGCACGTCCATCCGCCCGTCGGAGCTGCGGCGCTCGAGCGTGCGGCTCGAGTTCGAGATGCGCCACGACGGCGACGGGCAGCGGCTCGTGGCCGAGGGCTGGGGCGTGCTCGTGGGCTACGACTACGCGGCCGGGCGCGCCCAGCCATTGCCGGACGCCGTGCGCGAGCGCCTCGAGCGCGACCTGGCGCCCGCCGGGTAG
- the thiE gene encoding thiamine phosphate synthase, with protein MNDGAQRRERLAASRLYLVVESVAGGRPAEPIVAAALEGGADLVQLRDKEAGDDSILEAAARFRELCAEHGALFVLNDRADLAARCGADAVHVGQDDARVEEARAVVGPDLLIGLSTHAPGQFAAGLESGADYLCAGPVHETPTKPGRPATGLGYVRHAAAHADGRPWFAIGGIDTSNVAEVAEAGAGRVVVVRAIRDADDPRAVARELRTALETGVGAAR; from the coding sequence GTGAACGACGGCGCACAGCGACGCGAGCGGCTCGCCGCCTCCAGGCTCTACCTCGTGGTCGAGTCGGTGGCCGGCGGCCGGCCGGCCGAGCCGATCGTGGCCGCCGCGCTGGAGGGCGGCGCGGACCTCGTGCAGCTGCGCGACAAGGAGGCGGGCGACGACTCGATCCTCGAGGCCGCGGCGCGCTTCCGCGAGCTCTGCGCCGAGCACGGCGCCCTGTTCGTGCTCAACGACCGGGCCGACCTGGCCGCGCGCTGCGGCGCCGACGCCGTGCACGTGGGCCAGGACGATGCCCGCGTGGAAGAGGCGCGCGCGGTGGTGGGACCGGACTTGCTGATCGGCCTCTCCACCCACGCGCCGGGGCAGTTCGCGGCAGGGCTGGAGTCGGGGGCCGACTACCTCTGCGCCGGGCCGGTGCACGAGACGCCCACCAAGCCGGGGCGGCCGGCCACGGGGCTCGGCTATGTGCGCCATGCCGCCGCGCACGCGGACGGGCGTCCCTGGTTCGCGATCGGGGGGATCGACACGTCGAACGTGGCCGAGGTGGCCGAGGCGGGCGCCGGGCGTGTGGTGGTCGTACGCGCGATCCGGGACGCGGATGACCCGCGGGCCGTCGCGCGCGAGCTCCGCACGGCACTGGAGACAGGCGTTGGGGCGGCGCGGTAG